The Athalia rosae chromosome 4, iyAthRosa1.1, whole genome shotgun sequence DNA segment cttcagatagccaaagagaaaagagaagtggCGACATACCAAGAGGAAACACGGGGTAAAGAAGTATCAGCTTCTTTGCCAGTGCCCATTACTCCAGGCTCCACTGTCAGCACTTCTGCACTTTTGGTTCCTGCAGCTTACTTGATTAACCCATACATAGTCTTCAATTGCGTGGGATTCACTACTACAGTGTTCACGAATTTCCTATTATCAGTAGCGCTCTACTCAATGATAACAAAGTCGAGACTATGGAGCTGCTTGACTATAGCATTGCTAACGTTGCAAGGGCTTTATCCTGTCACCCTTATGGTGCCTGCGATTATTTACTTAGCACGGAACAGTGATGGTGTGACTAAACCCATTCCCTATGGGAACATCGCGAAAACGATTGCAACGTTTATCAGCATTCTTTCAGCGTTGTACTTCGTTTCTTACAAAGTTACTGGGAGCTGGTCATTCCTGCAGAGTACGATAGGATTCATTTTAACAGTACCAGATTTACGACCAAACATTGGTCTCTACTGGTACTTCTTTACCGAAATGTTTGAACACTTCAGATGGCTATTTGTCGCCTCTTTCCAAATAAACGTAGGGCTCCTATATGTTGCCCCCCTTGCACTGAGATTCCGCCGAGATCCGATGCTTCTAGCTTTTTCATATCTGGCGATTGCAGCTATTTTCAAATCATATCCTTGTCTTGGAGAAGTCGGATTTTACATGGCATTGCTACCGATGTGGAAGCACCTATTCCCACGTAAGTAAAGATTTATGTgttgttcgatttttgaaaCGACCGCATCCGACAACTCGTTACTGTACCGAGACATCTTTATGTTTTCAGATATGCAGCAAGGATTCATCGTTAGttgttttctcctctcctGCACAGTGTTTGCGCCAACGGTTTGGCACCTTTGGATCTACTCGCGATCTGCAAACGCAAATTTCTACTTCGGGGTCACTCTGGCCTTTGCCATTGCTCAAATTTTCTTGGTGACGGACGTTCTATTTGCTAGCGTAAAACGGGAATTTTCACTGCACCACGGTCTCTCGAGGGTAATTCACGGAAACACGGCAAAACTTTTGCTCGAGTAATATCAACAGACTATGAAATACATTCCCATGTCAGATTATAAGAATCTACCGATGTCACAATATAGTTAACAGTTATTGAGCATTCGATGGATTCGCTCGAAAAACCAGCTATCTCACATTTGAAATGCGTCGCGATAGCCAATTTTTCAGGTGAATCCGAAATAGCCGATTTTTTTAGGCGGCCGTCGAAGTTGTTGAAACTTAGGATAGGATAGAATAAATTACAATAACGTAAGACGATGGGCACGTGCCACAGTATCCGTTAGGCTGTTCATATTTTGTAACTATTGAACTTGCTCTTTAATTCTGAGTCTAATTTATTTAGAATAAAACATCCTGCCCGCCTGGATAAAAACGAATTACTATAACTTTATTACTACCATTCCCAACTCCTCAAAGTTTATCTTAGAACATTATTTTATTGGAGCAACTGCGGGCCACTAAATTGCATGGAAGAGGAAGGACAATTAAAATTTGTCTCGTTACCCGCGCAAGGATATAAAAAACAGTATCAATAAATAAGATATTCTGGTCACGCTTTCACGGCGTATCGATCACTCTATACCATGAATATAAAAACTTAGCAGACTCATAATAAATCAAACGCGAATCCTGAAACACGTACGCGTATCACGCGTGAATAAGTTAGGTCTTTATAACTCACCTGCAGCGGGGTGCCGGCCTTTCTGCAGCCTATAGATAGGCAGCAGATTCTTCGGAATCACTTTCTCCAGTCGCATGGTTATACCCAGTATTCGTTTCTTCATCTTGTAAAAGCCATAAAATTTAATTCCTATATGACAAAAATTACCTGTTCAAATCCGAATTAccatgaagttttttttcaaaacaatttCCTTGTCGCTAGCCGAGCAAATGATATCATATCGGGCTGCTTTATAATTGCTGAtctctgtttcatttttacgtaATATGTTGTCTTTATAATACGTCCTGTATTTTTCACGCGATGCGGCAGATTTCTGATGGCGCAACCAATATGTTGGCGCTAAAGTGTGTCAAAGTAGTCATTCAAATCGCAtgctttaattaattattagttACAATTAGATTTACGTATTTTTACAGTCATATCAATGGGACGATAACCGTTATAGCATAATAATAACTGTAGAATTTGCCATTACGTGacaagatagaaaaaaaggagagcggAAATGATCGAatcggaaaaagaaatttcactcCTGAGGAATAAGGGACCCGCATTTATTCGCGCGTGCATTGCGTAGAACAAGAAGTAATAATAAGCAGAATAAGTCGGAAGTTTCACGCGATACTAAATCCCTACTAGAATGCAGTTATCTCACGAGAGTTCAGCTGCCGTCTCTACAGCCtccgaaataaagaaaaggagaaatacAGGTAAAAACTTTGTTCTGAGAATACAGTACACGAACGGAACTCCGCCGCAACACCTCCTTCTTCGCCTTCGCCGGGGCGTCATTTTATATCGCCGATGCCGGTCTCTTCGTAATATAAAAGGGGGCCCCCGCTAAGGTGTCGCACTCAAGTGCGTTAATTTTGACCGGAACCAGTACAGCGCGCCCACCTCAGGATTTAATGAGTctttatttcatcgaaattatttattctcaaTCGTGATCGGTTTGAGGAAGTGTGAGAAGATttgcatttaaaaaaaaaattaccaaagcACTGCTATTCCCACGATGAAGGGGTCGCTGATTTTTTTAACTCTACTAGCGGTAGTTCTCGCTGCAAAAATCCCGAATAAATACGACAACGTGGACGTCGACAAGATCCTAGGAAATGATCGCATtctgaataattatatacgatGCTTGATGGACGAGGGGTCTTGTACCGCGGAAGGGCGAGAATTGAAAAGTAAGTATCCAGTGAATAGGATTTTTCTAATAATTCATCATTGATATATAATTTGGAATACCGATAGAAGACGAGAATGCAACAGAGTTCAATATACTCTCACCATTGCGTAAGACTTACTATCAACTTTCACGATTGCCATTGCACTCTCAGCTAACGACTACAACCCACTTGTGCGTATACGcgctgaaaattaatattcacacaaaaaatatctaatattataactgaaaattaaattaattgcgAAAACTGACTGCAAATActaaaaattatgataattcaaCTGATCGATAATTGAATTAATACTAATATCCAGTTGACCGTAAAATGTTTAACTTTAAATTCAAGTTTCGTTCTGTGTGGTCTCCATATTTAATTGCGACCACCGTATATGATACACAGACAGGATATTTTTGGATTTAAAAATGATCACTGATATATGGATAGACTCGAAATGGTCGGTAATCATTAATGAGAGACTTAGAAGGCTTAGTTAATTGCCACAATACGCGGGGATATGTCGATCGAAAATATCTGCACGCGTACGAGTgcgtaataataatcgcgtgCTTGAAATTATAATGATCATTATTGCGAGCTAGCCGTACGTGTTTGAGTTGCAAGGATGTTAAATTTGATTCTCGGGACTTAATTTTCTCGTTATACTTTTAgcttatcaatttttttaaatgaccCAATGCAACAAATCAAATGCAGAAGAGCCACCAATGAcccgtaaaattttattttattcattacagAAACCCTGCCTAACGCTCTCTCTTCGGGATGTGACGAGTGCAATGATATACAGAGAAGCACAGCAATAAAAGTAATCGATCATCTG contains these protein-coding regions:
- the LOC105692703 gene encoding ejaculatory bulb-specific protein 3-like — translated: MKGSLIFLTLLAVVLAAKIPNKYDNVDVDKILGNDRILNNYIRCLMDEGSCTAEGRELKKTLPNALSSGCDECNDIQRSTAIKVIDHLRTKRPRDWERLTAKYDARGEYKKRYETLLATKRS
- the LOC105692701 gene encoding phosphatidylinositol glycan anchor biosynthesis class U protein; translation: MTTLQQFSCYALAAIIRLLLIHSEYQKIIADRVEVSTALNSWKKVTEGVYLREAGIDPYTGDLFHESPIGLYVFSFMQKYLSSWVLSCIFVLTDLVTAWILGATAHRYTTELIAKEKREVATYQEETRGKEVSASLPVPITPGSTVSTSALLVPAAYLINPYIVFNCVGFTTTVFTNFLLSVALYSMITKSRLWSCLTIALLTLQGLYPVTLMVPAIIYLARNSDGVTKPIPYGNIAKTIATFISILSALYFVSYKVTGSWSFLQSTIGFILTVPDLRPNIGLYWYFFTEMFEHFRWLFVASFQINVGLLYVAPLALRFRRDPMLLAFSYLAIAAIFKSYPCLGEVGFYMALLPMWKHLFPHMQQGFIVSCFLLSCTVFAPTVWHLWIYSRSANANFYFGVTLAFAIAQIFLVTDVLFASVKREFSLHHGLSRVIHGNTAKLLLE